From one Gadus morhua chromosome 8, gadMor3.0, whole genome shotgun sequence genomic stretch:
- the LOC115548798 gene encoding uncharacterized protein LOC115548798 isoform X8 — MDSSDIRGYIQRFEDQGYKTWIRTTMILECLKTRMGRFLENETEVFHNALNGKIKLEEKTCIGPTKCDYKKVPTVKSAPNKLCRLCDAWKGEILSEHKNPNPSMVYWNNTTPYLWPSHKWEVAKVYMPRGNMKHKSVDDFDISAYLTLMTFCRHFQKFVKGHLLSQVTNVRNQIMHSANFAVTAEDFQDYMGRIRALGEALGEKVPEFQSFSKDMAEIQNINFQLHFGRDPGIHFQGPSTDKYDVTSILNMELKIMKDKMECLSQLYDADREDMLTSEELQKVKSFLDMNHDLQEKLQPQWQRLEAVQAQHGLQINTLTERVGELEKHTVVTDEEFSSETLMYKNRLLERAKKYKWDNPVFSEQDESAGFRGQVEVHGETFLASLVCKSKAQAHQAAAKKALQELATVIANEEAALGQAAKSQAAGFSFYAAVTVSLAVDVSPDKGVSAPVDRVECVYEKLVSLFGLGAADTGSSNKEKVLQYCTRLKVLPPVERSSASSFVLRLNGKITFYDLEGSGSKAEAVQQAARAALEALCGVLDKAAVNQNNHKGALQELLVRFKQPHPEYHVTDSPAGHGDRVTWLPEADPTGGLAEGSGHRYQEVEGADEGAHAEIGTPMKRMITDRSDRPSKMSKVLPSTAGSERPDGGQVLGSVEVTILVDLRPHQAADQEGAVGAAYSDLMKALSLSPAPSGEEKQAVLEFFREAQCCPPVEKIDHRPDGTYSCSLRIDGKLTFQSPERSTKKESDSLAAQKALAHLEGLQTVKDLKLTGEVKGRLQKVAADLGNIGLPVYRTTDAGKVIEGQVLGSVEVTIKVDLRTHQAADREGAVGAAYSDLMKALSLSPAPSGEEKQAVLEFFGQTQCCPPVEKMDHRPDGTYSCSLRIDGKLTFQSPERSNKKESDSLAAQKALAHLEGLQTVKDLKLPGEVKGRLQKVAADLGNICWPVYLTADAVEVTDGGQVLGSVEVTIKVDLRTHQAADREGAVGAAYSDLMKALSLSPAPSGGERLAVLHFMQLTKSRPPVEDIKMSSDGTYECALKIDGRFIFQSPERSSTKKEAEKAAAGQALRHMEGLLRAHRRPLPVGDNHKSRLQELLMSGLGNAVLPVYAAVDANDPRHT; from the exons ATGGATAGCTCGGATATCAGGGGATACATTCAAAGGTTTGAAGACCAAGGATACAAAACATGGATCAGAACTACAATGATCTTGGAGTGCCTCAAAACGCGAATGGGCAGGTTCTTAGAAAACGAAACTGAGGTTTTTCACAACGCCTTGAATGGGAAAATCAAGCTGGAGGAAAAAACGTGCATTGGTCCGACTAAATGCGATTATAAGAAAGTGCCAACCGTGAAATCG GCTCCTAATAAATTGTGTCGTTTGTGTGATGCTTGGAAAGGGGAGATTTTGTCAGAGCACaaaaaccctaaccccagcATGGTGTATTGGAATAACACCACACCTTACCTGTGGCCTTCACATAAGTGGGAGGTGGCTAAG GTCTACATGCCACGTGGCAATATGAAGCACAAGTCTGTGGATGACTTTGACATCTCGGCGTACCTCACTCTAATGACATTCTGTCGACACTTCCAGAAGTTTGTGAAAGGCCACTTGCTCTCTCAG GTGACTAATGTGAGGAACCAGATCATGCATTCTGCCAACTTTGCGGTGACTGCTGAAGATTTCCAGGATTACATGGGTCGGATCAGGGCTCTTGGGGAAGCGTTGGGAGAAAAGGTCCCAGAATTCCAGAGCTTTTCCAAGGACATGGCTGAG ATTCAGAACATTAATTTCCAGCTGCATTTTGGACGCGATCCTGGGATCCATTTTCAAGGACCTTCTACAGACAAATATGATGTTACAAGTATTCTGAACATGGAGTTGAAGATTATGAAGGACAAGATGGAGTGTCTATCTCAATTGTatgatgcagacagagaggacaTGCTCACG tcaGAGGAGCTGCAGAAGGTGAAGAGCTTCTTGGATATGAACCATGACCTCCAGGAGAAGCTGCAGCCCCAGTGGCAGAGGCTGGAGGCCGTGCAGGCCCAGCACGGACTGCAGATAAACACCCTCACCGAGAGAGTGGGCGAGCTGGAGAAGCACACAGTCGTCACTGACG AGGAGTTCAGCTCCGAAACCCTCATGTACAAAAACCGTCTTTTGGAACGtgccaaaaaatacaaatgGGATAATCCCGTGTTCTCTGAACAAGACGAAAGTGCAG GGTTCAGGGGTCAGGTAGAGGTCCACGGTGAGACATTCCTGGCGTCACTGGTGTGTAAGTCGAAGGCACAAGCACACCAGGCAGCGGCAAAAAAAGCACTGCAAGAGCTGGCCACTGTGATAGCCAATGAGGAAGCAGCTTTAGGTCAAGCAGCCAAATCACAGGCAGCAG GGTTCTCTTTCTACGCAGCAGTTACGGTGTCCCTTGCCGTTGACGTCTCCCCAGATAAGGGTGTCTCAGCACCTGTGGACAGAGTGGAGTGTGTTTATGAGAAACTAGTCTCTTTGTTTGGACTGGGAGCTGCCGATACAG GTTCCTCCAATAAGGAGAAGGTACTGCAGTACTGTACCAGGCTAAAGGTCCTGCCCCCAGTGGAAAGGAGCTCAGCCTCCAGCTTTGTCCTGAGACTCAATGGGAAAATTACCTTCTATGACTTGG AGGGGTCCGGGTCGAAGGCGGAGGCAGTGCAGCAGGCAGCGAGAGCGGCCCTGGAGGCTCTGTGCGGGGTGTTGGACAAGGCTGCTGTCAACCAAAACAACCACAAAGGAGCTCTGCAGGAGCTGCTGGTGAGGTTCAAACAACCCCATCCGGAGTACCACGTGACGGATAGCCCGGCAGGCCACGGGGACAGGGTCACATGGCTGCCAGAAGCAGACCCCACGGGTGGCCTGGCAGAGGGGTCAGGGCACCGTTACCAGGAGGTCGAAGGCGCAGATGAGGGGGCTCATGCTGAGATTGGGACCCCCATGAAACGAATGATAACGGATCGTTCTGACCGGCCCAGCAAAATGTCTAAGGTTCTGCCGTCGACGGCTGGAAGTGAACGACCGG ATGGGGGGCAGGTCTTAGGCTCCGTAGAAGTGACCATATTGGTTGACCTCCGACCCCACCAGGCCGCTGACCAGGAGGGGGCAGTAGGAGCTGCCTACAGTGACCTGATGAAAGCCTTGTCTCTGAGCCCTGCACCTAGTG GTGAAGAGAAACAGGCAGTTCTGGAGTTCTTCAGAGAAGCTCAATGTTGCCCCCCTGTGGAGAAAATAGATCATAGACCTGATGGAACGTACAGCTGTTCCCTGAGAATTGACGGGAAACTAACCTTCCAGAGTCCAG AGCGGTCCACCAAAAAGGAGTCTGATTCTCTGGCAGCCCAGAAGGCCTTGGCTCACCTGGAGGGGCTGCAGACGGTGAAAGACCTCAAGCTTACTG GTGAGGTCAAAGGCAGACTGCAAAAGGTGGCAGCCGACCTTGGAAACATCGGTTTGCCTGTGTATCGTACCACAGACGCTGGCAAAGTTATAG AGGGGCAGGTCTTAGGCTCCGTAGAAGTGACCATAAAGGTTGACCTCCGAACCCACCAGGCCGCTGACCGGGAGGGGGCAGTAGGAGCTGCCTACAGTGACCTGATGAAAGCCTTGTCTCTGAGCCCTGCACCTAGtg GTGAAGAGAAACAGGCAGTTCTGGAGTTCTTCGGACAGACTCAATGTTGCCCCCCTGTGGAGAAAATGGATCATAGACCTGATGGAACGTACAGCTGTTCCCTGAGAATTGACGGGAAACTAACCTTCCAGAGTCCAG AGCGGTCCAACAAAAAGGAGTCTGATTCTCTGGCAGCCCAGAAGGCCTTGGCTCACCTGGAGGGGCTGCAGACTGTGAAAGACCTCAAGCTTCCTG GTGAGGTCAAAGGCAGACTGCAAAAGGTGGCGGCCGATCTTGGAAACATCTGTTGGCCGGTGTATTTGACAGCAGATGCTGTTGAAGTTACAG ATGGGGGGCAGGTCTTAGGCTCCGTAGAAGTGACCATAAAGGTTGACCTCCGAACCCACCAGGCCGCTGACCGGGAGGGGGCAGTAGGAGCTGCCTACAGTGACCTGATGAAAGCCTTGTCTCTGAGCCCTGCACCTAGtg GTGGAGAGAGACTGGCCGTTCTTCATTTCATGCAACTAACTAAATCTCGCCCCCCTGTGGAAGATATAAAAATGTCATCAGATGGTACTTACGAATGTGCTCTGAAAATCGACGGCCGGTTCATCTTTCAAAGTCCAG AGCGCAGCTCCACCAAGAAGGAGGCAGAGAAGGCGGCCGCCGGGCAGGCCCTGCGGCACATGGAGGGGCTCCTGAGGGCCCACCGCCGCCCCCTTCCTG TGGGGGACAACCACAAGAGCAGGCTCCAGGAGCTGCTGATGTCTGGGCTAGGGAACGCGGTTCTGCCCGTGTATGCAGCCGTCGACGCCAACGACCCCCGCCACACATGA
- the LOC115548798 gene encoding uncharacterized protein LOC115548798 isoform X6, which yields MDSSDIRGYIQRFEDQGYKTWIRTTMILECLKTRMGRFLENETEVFHNALNGKIKLEEKTCIGPTKCDYKKVPTVKSAPNKLCRLCDAWKGEILSEHKNPNPSMVYWNNTTPYLWPSHKWEVAKVYMPRGNMKHKSVDDFDISAYLTLMTFCRHFQKFVKGHLLSQVTNVRNQIMHSANFAVTAEDFQDYMGRIRALGEALGEKVPEFQSFSKDMAEIQNINFQLHFGRDPGIHFQGPSTDKYDVTSILNMELKIMKDKMECLSQLYDADREDMLTSEELQKVKSFLDMNHDLQEKLQPQWQRLEAVQAQHGLQINTLTERVGELEKHTVVTDEEFSSETLMYKNRLLERAKKYKWDNPVFSEQDESAGFRGQVEVHGETFLASLVCKSKAQAHQAAAKKALQELATVIANEEAALGQAAKSQAAGFSFYAAVTVSLAVDVSPDKGVSAPVDRVECVYEKLVSLFGLGAADTGSSNKEKVLQYCTRLKVLPPVERSSASSFVLRLNGKITFYDLEGSGSKAEAVQQAARAALEALCGVLDKAAVNQNNHKGALQELLVRFKQPHPEYHVTDSPAGHGDRVTWLPEADPTGGLAEGSGHRYQEVEGADEGAHAEIGTPMKRMITDRSDRPSKMSKVLPSTAGSERPDGGQVLGSVEVTILVDLRPHQAADQEGAVGAAYSDLMKALSLSPAPSGEEKQAVLEFFREAQCCPPVEKIDHRPDGTYSCSLRIDGKLTFQSPERSTKKESDSLAAQKALAHLEGLQTVKDLKLTGEVKGRLQKVAADLGNIGLPVYRTTDAGKVIEGQVLGSVEVTIKVDLRTHQAADREGAVGAAYSDLMKALSLSPAPSGEEKQAVLEFFGQTQCCPPVEKMDHRPDGTYSCSLRIDGKLTFQSPERSTKKESDSLAAQKALAHLEGLLTVKDLKLPGEVKGRLQKVAADLGNICRPVYLTADAVEVTDGGQVLGSVEVTIKVDLRPHQAADREGAVGAAYSDLMKALSLSPAPSGGERLAVLHFMQLTKSRPPVEDIKMSSDGTYECALKIDGRFIFQSPERSSTKKEAEKAAAGQALRHMEGLLRAHRRPLPVGDNHKSRLQELLMSGLGNAVLPVYAAVDANDPRHT from the exons ATGGATAGCTCGGATATCAGGGGATACATTCAAAGGTTTGAAGACCAAGGATACAAAACATGGATCAGAACTACAATGATCTTGGAGTGCCTCAAAACGCGAATGGGCAGGTTCTTAGAAAACGAAACTGAGGTTTTTCACAACGCCTTGAATGGGAAAATCAAGCTGGAGGAAAAAACGTGCATTGGTCCGACTAAATGCGATTATAAGAAAGTGCCAACCGTGAAATCG GCTCCTAATAAATTGTGTCGTTTGTGTGATGCTTGGAAAGGGGAGATTTTGTCAGAGCACaaaaaccctaaccccagcATGGTGTATTGGAATAACACCACACCTTACCTGTGGCCTTCACATAAGTGGGAGGTGGCTAAG GTCTACATGCCACGTGGCAATATGAAGCACAAGTCTGTGGATGACTTTGACATCTCGGCGTACCTCACTCTAATGACATTCTGTCGACACTTCCAGAAGTTTGTGAAAGGCCACTTGCTCTCTCAG GTGACTAATGTGAGGAACCAGATCATGCATTCTGCCAACTTTGCGGTGACTGCTGAAGATTTCCAGGATTACATGGGTCGGATCAGGGCTCTTGGGGAAGCGTTGGGAGAAAAGGTCCCAGAATTCCAGAGCTTTTCCAAGGACATGGCTGAG ATTCAGAACATTAATTTCCAGCTGCATTTTGGACGCGATCCTGGGATCCATTTTCAAGGACCTTCTACAGACAAATATGATGTTACAAGTATTCTGAACATGGAGTTGAAGATTATGAAGGACAAGATGGAGTGTCTATCTCAATTGTatgatgcagacagagaggacaTGCTCACG tcaGAGGAGCTGCAGAAGGTGAAGAGCTTCTTGGATATGAACCATGACCTCCAGGAGAAGCTGCAGCCCCAGTGGCAGAGGCTGGAGGCCGTGCAGGCCCAGCACGGACTGCAGATAAACACCCTCACCGAGAGAGTGGGCGAGCTGGAGAAGCACACAGTCGTCACTGACG AGGAGTTCAGCTCCGAAACCCTCATGTACAAAAACCGTCTTTTGGAACGtgccaaaaaatacaaatgGGATAATCCCGTGTTCTCTGAACAAGACGAAAGTGCAG GGTTCAGGGGTCAGGTAGAGGTCCACGGTGAGACATTCCTGGCGTCACTGGTGTGTAAGTCGAAGGCACAAGCACACCAGGCAGCGGCAAAAAAAGCACTGCAAGAGCTGGCCACTGTGATAGCCAATGAGGAAGCAGCTTTAGGTCAAGCAGCCAAATCACAGGCAGCAG GGTTCTCTTTCTACGCAGCAGTTACGGTGTCCCTTGCCGTTGACGTCTCCCCAGATAAGGGTGTCTCAGCACCTGTGGACAGAGTGGAGTGTGTTTATGAGAAACTAGTCTCTTTGTTTGGACTGGGAGCTGCCGATACAG GTTCCTCCAATAAGGAGAAGGTACTGCAGTACTGTACCAGGCTAAAGGTCCTGCCCCCAGTGGAAAGGAGCTCAGCCTCCAGCTTTGTCCTGAGACTCAATGGGAAAATTACCTTCTATGACTTGG AGGGGTCCGGGTCGAAGGCGGAGGCAGTGCAGCAGGCAGCGAGAGCGGCCCTGGAGGCTCTGTGCGGGGTGTTGGACAAGGCTGCTGTCAACCAAAACAACCACAAAGGAGCTCTGCAGGAGCTGCTGGTGAGGTTCAAACAACCCCATCCGGAGTACCACGTGACGGATAGCCCGGCAGGCCACGGGGACAGGGTCACATGGCTGCCAGAAGCAGACCCCACGGGTGGCCTGGCAGAGGGGTCAGGGCACCGTTACCAGGAGGTCGAAGGCGCAGATGAGGGGGCTCATGCTGAGATTGGGACCCCCATGAAACGAATGATAACGGATCGTTCTGACCGGCCCAGCAAAATGTCTAAGGTTCTGCCGTCGACGGCTGGAAGTGAACGACCGG ATGGGGGGCAGGTCTTAGGCTCCGTAGAAGTGACCATATTGGTTGACCTCCGACCCCACCAGGCCGCTGACCAGGAGGGGGCAGTAGGAGCTGCCTACAGTGACCTGATGAAAGCCTTGTCTCTGAGCCCTGCACCTAGTG GTGAAGAGAAACAGGCAGTTCTGGAGTTCTTCAGAGAAGCTCAATGTTGCCCCCCTGTGGAGAAAATAGATCATAGACCTGATGGAACGTACAGCTGTTCCCTGAGAATTGACGGGAAACTAACCTTCCAGAGTCCAG AGCGGTCCACCAAAAAGGAGTCTGATTCTCTGGCAGCCCAGAAGGCCTTGGCTCACCTGGAGGGGCTGCAGACGGTGAAAGACCTCAAGCTTACTG GTGAGGTCAAAGGCAGACTGCAAAAGGTGGCAGCCGACCTTGGAAACATCGGTTTGCCTGTGTATCGTACCACAGACGCTGGCAAAGTTATAG AGGGGCAGGTCTTAGGCTCCGTAGAAGTGACCATAAAGGTTGACCTCCGAACCCACCAGGCCGCTGACCGGGAGGGGGCAGTAGGAGCTGCCTACAGTGACCTGATGAAAGCCTTGTCTCTGAGCCCTGCACCTAGtg GTGAAGAGAAACAGGCAGTTCTGGAGTTCTTCGGACAGACTCAATGTTGCCCCCCTGTGGAGAAAATGGATCATAGACCTGATGGAACGTACAGCTGTTCCCTGAGAATTGACGGGAAACTAACCTTCCAGAGTCCAG AGCGGTCCACCAAAAAGGAGTCTGATTCTCTGGCAGCCCAGAAGGCCTTGGCTCACCTGGAGGGGCTGCTGACTGTGAAAGACCTCAAGCTTCCTG GTGAGGTCAAAGGCAGACTGCAAAAGGTGGCGGCCGACCTTGGAAACATCTGTCGCCCGGTGTATTTGACAGCAGATGCTGTTGAAGTTACAG ATGGGGGGCAGGTCTTAGGCTCCGTAGAAGTGACCATAAAGGTTGACCTCCGACCCCACCAGGCCGCTGACCGGGAGGGGGCAGTAGGAGCTGCCTACAGTGACCTGATGAAAGCCTTGTCTCTGAGCCCTGCACCTAGtg GTGGAGAGAGACTGGCCGTTCTTCATTTCATGCAACTAACTAAATCTCGCCCCCCTGTGGAAGATATAAAAATGTCATCAGATGGTACTTACGAATGTGCTCTGAAAATCGACGGCCGGTTCATCTTTCAAAGTCCAG AGCGCAGCTCCACCAAGAAGGAGGCAGAGAAGGCGGCCGCCGGGCAGGCCCTGCGGCACATGGAGGGGCTCCTGAGGGCCCACCGCCGCCCCCTTCCTG TGGGGGACAACCACAAGAGCAGGCTCCAGGAGCTGCTGATGTCTGGGCTAGGGAACGCGGTTCTGCCCGTGTATGCAGCCGTCGACGCCAACGACCCCCGCCACACATGA
- the LOC115548798 gene encoding uncharacterized protein LOC115548798 isoform X7 produces MDSSDIRGYIQRFEDQGYKTWIRTTMILECLKTRMGRFLENETEVFHNALNGKIKLEEKTCIGPTKCDYKKVPTVKSAPNKLCRLCDAWKGEILSEHKNPNPSMVYWNNTTPYLWPSHKWEVAKVYMPRGNMKHKSVDDFDISAYLTLMTFCRHFQKFVKGHLLSQVTNVRNQIMHSANFAVTAEDFQDYMGRIRALGEALGEKVPEFQSFSKDMAEIQNINFQLHFGRDPGIHFQGPSTDKYDVTSILNMELKIMKDKMECLSQLYDADREDMLTSEELQKVKSFLDMNHDLQEKLQPQWQRLEAVQAQHGLQINTLTERVGELEKHTVVTDEEFSSETLMYKNRLLERAKKYKWDNPVFSEQDESAGFRGQVEVHGETFLASLVCKSKAQAHQAAAKKALQELATVIANEEAALGQAAKSQAAGFSFYAAVTVSLAVDVSPDKGVSAPVDRVECVYEKLVSLFGLGAADTGSSNKEKVLQYCTRLKVLPPVERSSASSFVLRLNGKITFYDLEGSGSKAEAVQQAARAALEALCGVLDKAAVNQNNHKGALQELLVRFKQPHPEYHVTDSPAGHGDRVTWLPEADPTGGLAEGSGHRYQEVEGADEGAHAEIGTPMKRMITDRSDRPSKMSKVLPSTAGSERPDGGQVLGSVEVTILVDLRPHQAADQEGAVGAAYSDLMKALSLSPAPSGEEKQAVLEFFREAQCCPPVEKIDHRPDGTYSCSLRIDGKLTFQSPERSTKKESDSLAAQKALAHLEGLQTVKDLKLTGEVKGRLQKVAADLGNIGLPVYRTTDAGKVIEGQVLGSVEVTIKVDLRTHQAADREGAVGAAYSDLMKALSLSPAPSGEEKQAVLEFFGQTQCCPPVEKMDHRPDGTYSCSLRIDGKLTFQSPERSNKKESDSLAAQKALAHLEGLQTVKDLKLPGEVKGRLQKVAADLGNICRPVYLTADAVEVTDGGQVLGSVEVTIKVDLRPHQAADREGAVGAAYSDLMKALSLSPAPSGGERLAVLHFMQLTKSRPPVEDIKMSSDGTYECALKIDGRFIFQSPERSSTKKEAEKAAAGQALRHMEGLLRAHRRPLPVGDNHKSRLQELLMSGLGNAVLPVYAAVDANDPRHT; encoded by the exons ATGGATAGCTCGGATATCAGGGGATACATTCAAAGGTTTGAAGACCAAGGATACAAAACATGGATCAGAACTACAATGATCTTGGAGTGCCTCAAAACGCGAATGGGCAGGTTCTTAGAAAACGAAACTGAGGTTTTTCACAACGCCTTGAATGGGAAAATCAAGCTGGAGGAAAAAACGTGCATTGGTCCGACTAAATGCGATTATAAGAAAGTGCCAACCGTGAAATCG GCTCCTAATAAATTGTGTCGTTTGTGTGATGCTTGGAAAGGGGAGATTTTGTCAGAGCACaaaaaccctaaccccagcATGGTGTATTGGAATAACACCACACCTTACCTGTGGCCTTCACATAAGTGGGAGGTGGCTAAG GTCTACATGCCACGTGGCAATATGAAGCACAAGTCTGTGGATGACTTTGACATCTCGGCGTACCTCACTCTAATGACATTCTGTCGACACTTCCAGAAGTTTGTGAAAGGCCACTTGCTCTCTCAG GTGACTAATGTGAGGAACCAGATCATGCATTCTGCCAACTTTGCGGTGACTGCTGAAGATTTCCAGGATTACATGGGTCGGATCAGGGCTCTTGGGGAAGCGTTGGGAGAAAAGGTCCCAGAATTCCAGAGCTTTTCCAAGGACATGGCTGAG ATTCAGAACATTAATTTCCAGCTGCATTTTGGACGCGATCCTGGGATCCATTTTCAAGGACCTTCTACAGACAAATATGATGTTACAAGTATTCTGAACATGGAGTTGAAGATTATGAAGGACAAGATGGAGTGTCTATCTCAATTGTatgatgcagacagagaggacaTGCTCACG tcaGAGGAGCTGCAGAAGGTGAAGAGCTTCTTGGATATGAACCATGACCTCCAGGAGAAGCTGCAGCCCCAGTGGCAGAGGCTGGAGGCCGTGCAGGCCCAGCACGGACTGCAGATAAACACCCTCACCGAGAGAGTGGGCGAGCTGGAGAAGCACACAGTCGTCACTGACG AGGAGTTCAGCTCCGAAACCCTCATGTACAAAAACCGTCTTTTGGAACGtgccaaaaaatacaaatgGGATAATCCCGTGTTCTCTGAACAAGACGAAAGTGCAG GGTTCAGGGGTCAGGTAGAGGTCCACGGTGAGACATTCCTGGCGTCACTGGTGTGTAAGTCGAAGGCACAAGCACACCAGGCAGCGGCAAAAAAAGCACTGCAAGAGCTGGCCACTGTGATAGCCAATGAGGAAGCAGCTTTAGGTCAAGCAGCCAAATCACAGGCAGCAG GGTTCTCTTTCTACGCAGCAGTTACGGTGTCCCTTGCCGTTGACGTCTCCCCAGATAAGGGTGTCTCAGCACCTGTGGACAGAGTGGAGTGTGTTTATGAGAAACTAGTCTCTTTGTTTGGACTGGGAGCTGCCGATACAG GTTCCTCCAATAAGGAGAAGGTACTGCAGTACTGTACCAGGCTAAAGGTCCTGCCCCCAGTGGAAAGGAGCTCAGCCTCCAGCTTTGTCCTGAGACTCAATGGGAAAATTACCTTCTATGACTTGG AGGGGTCCGGGTCGAAGGCGGAGGCAGTGCAGCAGGCAGCGAGAGCGGCCCTGGAGGCTCTGTGCGGGGTGTTGGACAAGGCTGCTGTCAACCAAAACAACCACAAAGGAGCTCTGCAGGAGCTGCTGGTGAGGTTCAAACAACCCCATCCGGAGTACCACGTGACGGATAGCCCGGCAGGCCACGGGGACAGGGTCACATGGCTGCCAGAAGCAGACCCCACGGGTGGCCTGGCAGAGGGGTCAGGGCACCGTTACCAGGAGGTCGAAGGCGCAGATGAGGGGGCTCATGCTGAGATTGGGACCCCCATGAAACGAATGATAACGGATCGTTCTGACCGGCCCAGCAAAATGTCTAAGGTTCTGCCGTCGACGGCTGGAAGTGAACGACCGG ATGGGGGGCAGGTCTTAGGCTCCGTAGAAGTGACCATATTGGTTGACCTCCGACCCCACCAGGCCGCTGACCAGGAGGGGGCAGTAGGAGCTGCCTACAGTGACCTGATGAAAGCCTTGTCTCTGAGCCCTGCACCTAGTG GTGAAGAGAAACAGGCAGTTCTGGAGTTCTTCAGAGAAGCTCAATGTTGCCCCCCTGTGGAGAAAATAGATCATAGACCTGATGGAACGTACAGCTGTTCCCTGAGAATTGACGGGAAACTAACCTTCCAGAGTCCAG AGCGGTCCACCAAAAAGGAGTCTGATTCTCTGGCAGCCCAGAAGGCCTTGGCTCACCTGGAGGGGCTGCAGACGGTGAAAGACCTCAAGCTTACTG GTGAGGTCAAAGGCAGACTGCAAAAGGTGGCAGCCGACCTTGGAAACATCGGTTTGCCTGTGTATCGTACCACAGACGCTGGCAAAGTTATAG AGGGGCAGGTCTTAGGCTCCGTAGAAGTGACCATAAAGGTTGACCTCCGAACCCACCAGGCCGCTGACCGGGAGGGGGCAGTAGGAGCTGCCTACAGTGACCTGATGAAAGCCTTGTCTCTGAGCCCTGCACCTAGtg GTGAAGAGAAACAGGCAGTTCTGGAGTTCTTCGGACAGACTCAATGTTGCCCCCCTGTGGAGAAAATGGATCATAGACCTGATGGAACGTACAGCTGTTCCCTGAGAATTGACGGGAAACTAACCTTCCAGAGTCCAG AGCGGTCCAACAAAAAGGAGTCTGATTCTCTGGCAGCCCAGAAGGCCTTGGCTCACCTGGAGGGGCTGCAGACTGTGAAAGACCTCAAGCTTCCTG GTGAGGTCAAAGGCAGACTGCAAAAGGTGGCGGCCGACCTTGGAAACATCTGTCGCCCGGTGTATTTGACAGCAGATGCTGTTGAAGTTACAG ATGGGGGGCAGGTCTTAGGCTCCGTAGAAGTGACCATAAAGGTTGACCTCCGACCCCACCAGGCCGCTGACCGGGAGGGGGCAGTAGGAGCTGCCTACAGTGACCTGATGAAAGCCTTGTCTCTGAGCCCTGCACCTAGtg GTGGAGAGAGACTGGCCGTTCTTCATTTCATGCAACTAACTAAATCTCGCCCCCCTGTGGAAGATATAAAAATGTCATCAGATGGTACTTACGAATGTGCTCTGAAAATCGACGGCCGGTTCATCTTTCAAAGTCCAG AGCGCAGCTCCACCAAGAAGGAGGCAGAGAAGGCGGCCGCCGGGCAGGCCCTGCGGCACATGGAGGGGCTCCTGAGGGCCCACCGCCGCCCCCTTCCTG TGGGGGACAACCACAAGAGCAGGCTCCAGGAGCTGCTGATGTCTGGGCTAGGGAACGCGGTTCTGCCCGTGTATGCAGCCGTCGACGCCAACGACCCCCGCCACACATGA